In the Streptomyces sp. f51 genome, one interval contains:
- a CDS encoding response regulator, which translates to MSDPIRVLVVEDDPVAADAHVLYVGRVPGFTAVGKVHTGAEARRALDRTPVDLLLLDLHLPDTHGLRLARSLRAAGHHADVIAVTSARDLAVVREGVSLGVVQYVLKPFTFATLRDRLIRYAEFRAAAGEASGQAEVDRALAALRAPGPAALPKGLSAPTLERVTVTLRDHPGGLTAAGAAEAVGISRITARRYLEHLVEAGRAARAPQYGTVGRPELQYRWVRS; encoded by the coding sequence ATGAGCGATCCGATCCGCGTGCTCGTCGTCGAGGACGACCCCGTGGCCGCCGACGCGCACGTCCTGTACGTCGGCCGGGTGCCCGGGTTCACGGCGGTGGGCAAGGTCCACACCGGTGCCGAGGCGCGCCGGGCGCTGGACCGCACCCCCGTGGACCTGCTGCTCCTCGACCTGCATCTGCCGGACACACACGGCCTCCGGCTCGCGCGCTCGCTGCGGGCCGCGGGCCATCACGCCGACGTGATAGCGGTGACCTCCGCGCGGGACCTGGCCGTCGTACGGGAGGGGGTGTCGCTCGGGGTCGTGCAGTACGTGCTCAAGCCGTTCACCTTCGCCACCCTGCGCGACCGGCTGATCCGGTACGCGGAGTTCCGCGCGGCGGCCGGTGAGGCCAGCGGACAGGCGGAGGTGGACCGCGCGCTGGCCGCCCTGCGCGCCCCCGGACCGGCGGCGCTGCCCAAGGGCCTGAGCGCGCCGACCCTGGAACGCGTGACCGTGACCCTCAGGGACCACCCCGGCGGGCTGACGGCGGCCGGGGCGGCCGAGGCCGTCGGCATCTCCCGGATCACGGCCCGGCGCTATCTGGAACACCTGGTGGAGGCCGGCCGCGCGGCACGGGCCCCGCAGTACGGGACGGTCGGGCGGCCGGAGCTCCAGTACCGCTGGGTGAGGAGCTGA
- a CDS encoding sensor histidine kinase, whose product MRLPRVPRPRSLAGQLFGMQAVLIAVLVAGYALFTYVGDRGQAEEAAGRQAMAVARSVADAPSVHAAIGTAEPTRALQPYSLRVQRHTGVDFVTIMNPRGIRWTHPDEKLIGGHFLGHIGPALAGRSFTETYTGSLGASVRAVTPIQQDGRTIGLVSAGIRVEAITERVQDQVTALIGAAAGALLLGAVGTYVINARLRRSTHGMNAAELSRMHDYHQAALHAVREGLLMLDGQFRVALMNDGGRELLGVTDDVVGRSVAELGLPAPLTGALLSAEPRVDEVHPTDTRVLVVNTSPVSGGERRGTVVTLRDVTELQALTGELDSERGFSQALRSQAHEAANRLHTMVSLIELGRAEEAVEFATAELELAQALTDEVISAVGEPVLAALLLGKAAQANERGVELVVSEDSGIDDGLLPAALTPRDLVTVLGNLIDNAMDAAQATVGARVTVTAFTGESALVLRVADTGSGVDPAHTERVFQHGWSTKPAGPGGRGLGLALARQTVLRHGGTLEVREGAAGGAEFEVRLPLPAPAAAPAPGTGPTPDPVAEATPGTGAVPRARSVQSSESVLPGGGA is encoded by the coding sequence ATGCGTCTTCCCCGTGTCCCGCGACCCCGCAGCCTGGCCGGCCAGCTCTTCGGCATGCAGGCCGTGCTCATCGCGGTCCTCGTCGCCGGGTACGCGCTGTTCACCTACGTCGGCGACCGCGGCCAGGCCGAGGAGGCGGCGGGCCGCCAGGCGATGGCGGTCGCGCGCTCGGTCGCGGACGCCCCGTCCGTCCACGCGGCCATCGGCACCGCGGAGCCCACCCGGGCGCTCCAGCCGTACTCCCTGCGCGTCCAGCGGCACACCGGCGTCGACTTCGTGACGATCATGAATCCCCGGGGCATCCGCTGGACCCATCCCGACGAGAAGCTGATAGGCGGACACTTCCTCGGGCACATCGGCCCGGCGCTCGCGGGCAGGTCCTTCACGGAGACGTACACGGGCAGCCTCGGCGCCTCGGTGCGCGCGGTGACCCCGATCCAGCAGGACGGGCGGACCATCGGCCTGGTCAGCGCGGGCATCCGGGTCGAGGCCATCACCGAACGCGTCCAGGACCAGGTGACGGCCCTGATCGGGGCGGCGGCGGGCGCGCTGCTCCTGGGCGCCGTCGGCACCTACGTCATCAACGCCCGGCTGCGGCGCTCCACCCACGGCATGAACGCGGCCGAGCTGAGCCGGATGCACGACTACCACCAGGCCGCGCTGCACGCCGTGCGCGAGGGGCTGCTGATGCTGGACGGCCAGTTCCGGGTGGCGCTCATGAACGACGGCGGGCGCGAACTGCTCGGGGTCACCGACGACGTGGTCGGCCGTTCGGTGGCCGAACTCGGGCTGCCCGCGCCGCTGACGGGCGCGCTGCTGTCGGCGGAGCCCCGCGTGGACGAGGTCCATCCGACGGACACGCGCGTGCTGGTCGTGAACACCTCCCCGGTGTCCGGCGGCGAACGGCGCGGCACGGTGGTCACCCTGCGCGACGTGACCGAACTCCAGGCGCTGACCGGCGAACTGGACTCCGAGCGCGGCTTCTCCCAGGCGCTGCGCTCGCAGGCGCACGAGGCGGCCAACCGGCTGCACACGATGGTCTCCCTCATCGAACTGGGCCGCGCCGAGGAGGCGGTGGAGTTCGCCACCGCCGAACTGGAACTGGCGCAGGCCCTCACCGACGAGGTGATCTCCGCGGTCGGCGAACCGGTCCTGGCGGCGCTGCTGCTGGGCAAGGCCGCGCAGGCGAACGAGCGCGGGGTGGAGCTCGTCGTCTCCGAGGACAGCGGCATCGACGACGGGCTGCTCCCGGCCGCGCTCACCCCGCGCGACCTGGTCACCGTGCTCGGCAATCTGATCGACAACGCGATGGACGCGGCGCAGGCGACGGTGGGCGCGCGCGTCACGGTGACGGCGTTCACCGGGGAGTCGGCCCTGGTGCTGCGGGTCGCCGACACCGGCTCCGGGGTCGACCCCGCGCACACCGAGCGGGTCTTCCAGCACGGCTGGTCCACGAAACCGGCGGGCCCCGGCGGGCGCGGTCTCGGCCTGGCCCTGGCCCGGCAGACGGTGCTCCGCCACGGGGGCACCCTTGAGGTGCGCGAAGGGGCCGCCGGCGGAGCCGAGTTCGAGGTGCGCCTGCCCCTGCCGGCACCGGCCGCCGCCCCGGCTCCCGGCACCGGCCCCACCCCGGACCCGGTCGCGGAAGCCACGCCGGGCACCGGCGCCGTCCCGCGTGCGCGGTCCGTCCAGTCGTCCGAGTCCGTTCTTCCGGGAGGCGGCGCATGA
- a CDS encoding cation:dicarboxylase symporter family transporter gives MPTTSSRRAAVASTPQTAPAAPAARRDRTHYLYIAVIAAVILGIAVGLIAPDFAVELKPIGTGFVNLIKMMISPIIFCTIVLGIGSVRKAAKVGAVGGIALGYFLVMSLVALAIGLVVGNILEPGSSLAMTDAVKQAGQGQVSAEALPPVDFVLSIIPTTMISAFTEGQVLQTLLVALLAGFALQAMGAAGQPVLRGVEHIQRLVFRILAMVMWAAPLGAFGAIAAVTGSAGVDALKSLAVLMLGFYVTCLIFVLVVLGTLLRVVTGLNILTFLRYLGREFLLILSTSSSESALPRLIAKMEHLGVGKSVVGITVPTGYSFNLDGTMIYMTMASLYIADAMGTPMAVGEQIPLLLFLLVASKGAAGVSGAGLATLAGGLQSHKPALVDGVGLIVGIDRFMSEARALTNFAGNAVATVLIGTWTKEIDKERVALVLAGELPFDERTLLDDADTDASADASAGVRADLPEQGGEKEPSTA, from the coding sequence ATGCCGACGACGTCGTCAAGGAGGGCAGCCGTGGCCAGCACGCCGCAGACCGCACCTGCCGCACCCGCCGCCAGACGGGACCGCACGCACTATCTGTACATCGCCGTGATCGCCGCCGTGATCCTCGGGATCGCGGTGGGCCTGATCGCCCCCGACTTCGCCGTCGAGCTCAAGCCCATCGGCACGGGCTTCGTGAACCTGATCAAGATGATGATCTCCCCGATCATCTTCTGCACGATCGTGCTGGGCATCGGCTCGGTCCGCAAGGCCGCCAAGGTCGGCGCCGTCGGCGGTATCGCGCTCGGCTACTTCCTGGTGATGTCGCTGGTCGCGCTCGCCATCGGCCTGGTCGTCGGCAACATCCTGGAGCCGGGGAGCAGCCTGGCGATGACCGACGCGGTCAAGCAGGCCGGGCAGGGCCAGGTGTCGGCGGAGGCGCTGCCGCCCGTCGACTTCGTGCTCTCGATCATCCCGACCACGATGATCTCGGCGTTCACCGAGGGCCAGGTGCTCCAGACCCTGCTCGTGGCGCTCCTGGCCGGGTTCGCCCTCCAGGCGATGGGAGCGGCGGGGCAGCCGGTGCTGCGCGGGGTGGAGCACATCCAGCGGCTCGTCTTCCGGATCCTCGCCATGGTCATGTGGGCGGCCCCGCTCGGCGCGTTCGGCGCCATCGCCGCCGTCACGGGCTCCGCGGGCGTCGACGCGCTCAAGAGCCTCGCCGTGCTGATGCTCGGTTTCTACGTCACCTGCCTGATCTTCGTCCTCGTCGTGCTCGGCACGCTGCTGCGCGTGGTGACGGGCCTGAACATCCTGACGTTCCTGAGGTATCTGGGCCGGGAGTTCCTGCTGATCCTGTCCACCTCGTCCTCCGAGTCCGCCCTGCCGCGGCTCATCGCGAAGATGGAGCATCTGGGCGTCGGCAAGTCGGTGGTCGGGATCACCGTCCCGACCGGCTACTCCTTCAACCTCGACGGCACGATGATCTACATGACCATGGCCTCGCTCTACATCGCCGACGCGATGGGCACGCCGATGGCGGTCGGGGAGCAGATCCCGCTCCTGCTCTTCCTGCTGGTCGCGTCCAAGGGCGCGGCGGGCGTGAGCGGCGCCGGCCTGGCCACGCTGGCCGGCGGCCTCCAGTCGCACAAGCCCGCCCTGGTGGACGGCGTCGGGCTCATCGTCGGCATCGACCGGTTCATGAGCGAGGCACGCGCGCTGACGAACTTCGCGGGCAACGCCGTGGCGACCGTCCTGATCGGGACCTGGACGAAGGAGATCGACAAGGAGCGGGTCGCGCTCGTCCTCGCCGGGGAGCTTCCCTTCGACGAGAGGACCCTGCTGGACGACGCCGACACCGATGCCTCCGCCGACGCCTCCGCCGGCGTCCGCGCGGACCTCCCGGAGCAGGGCGGCGAGAAGGAACCGAGCACCGCGTAG
- a CDS encoding TetR/AcrR family transcriptional regulator, with translation MAAMTTGNPSRADVNRRRILDVALAELLRDPDASMDQIARAAGVVRRTVYGHFPSREALVGTLTDEAVAAVAAAHAAGREGVVDPAESLARSTLAVWEIADRYRLLVALAQRSVTMQGIRERLTPVREACAEILRRGLEQGVFASPLPPYALAYVHEQTLFALMEAVNDGLLAAAEAGGSATVTMLTAAGVPVSRATELVAKLSG, from the coding sequence ATGGCAGCCATGACCACGGGTAACCCGAGCCGCGCCGATGTGAACCGCCGCCGCATCCTGGACGTCGCACTCGCCGAACTGCTGCGTGACCCCGACGCGTCCATGGACCAGATCGCGCGGGCGGCGGGGGTCGTACGGCGTACGGTCTACGGGCATTTCCCGAGCCGCGAGGCACTGGTGGGCACCCTGACCGACGAGGCCGTGGCGGCCGTCGCGGCGGCGCACGCGGCGGGCCGCGAGGGGGTCGTGGACCCGGCCGAGTCGCTGGCCCGCTCGACCCTGGCCGTCTGGGAGATCGCCGACCGCTACCGCCTGCTGGTCGCCCTCGCCCAGCGCAGCGTGACGATGCAGGGCATCAGGGAACGTCTGACGCCGGTGCGCGAGGCCTGCGCGGAGATTCTCCGACGCGGCCTGGAACAGGGTGTGTTCGCCTCGCCGCTGCCTCCGTACGCGCTGGCGTACGTGCACGAGCAGACCCTGTTCGCCCTCATGGAGGCCGTGAACGACGGGCTCCTGGCGGCGGCGGAGGCGGGCGGCTCCGCCACGGTCACGATGCTGACCGCGGCGGGTGTGCCCGTCTCACGCGCCACCGAACTGGTGGCGAAGCTGAGCGGCTGA
- a CDS encoding MFS transporter — translation MRLVMNEPVERMDRPYARRWWALLVLCLSLLIIVMANTALTVAAPDMTRDLGLSSADLQWVIDGYTVPYAALMLLLGAIGDKYSRRGALVLGLVVFGGGAVAGSLVGSSTGVIAARAVMGVGAALIMPATLSLLAATFPRAERAKAIVLWTATAGLAIAAGPLVAGALLEHHGWSSTFLINVPIAALAIVGALVLVPPSRAAHHHRIDYVGGLLSVVWIGSLVYMIIEGPHFGWGVKAVTAAVVAGAGLVLFVLWELRHPRPVIDVRRFANRRFAGSNLAVALFFLAVFGAFYYLTQHLQFVLGYDALDTGVRMLPLAGAVFVGSALTGYLTPRIGMRFTVTAGMVGGTVALALLTRVDASSAYGDLVLPLVMLGLAIGLALSPCTDAIMGAFPEAELGVGGAVNDTSLELGGSLGIAILGSVLASSYSSHLADATAGSRLPAGALTTAQDSVGAGYVVAQGIGDKARQLGEQAAQSANAEQAAQLKTQAGQLADGARQMADAVGSSFSDAVAHTSLVGAVILGVGTVLVAVLLPRRARTEAEAEVDAETEAGTVSESEVATVSESAAGTVSVSAAATVSEAGTVSGTGSEAGVGSGASTGAEARGEKPAEAEKRVGDEGASEGGTEGGTGAGTVTPRTAVS, via the coding sequence ATGCGTCTCGTCATGAACGAACCGGTCGAGAGGATGGACCGGCCCTACGCCAGGCGGTGGTGGGCGCTGCTGGTCCTCTGCCTGAGCCTGCTGATCATCGTGATGGCGAACACCGCCCTCACGGTCGCGGCTCCCGACATGACCCGGGACCTCGGCCTGTCCAGCGCCGACCTGCAATGGGTCATCGACGGCTACACCGTCCCCTACGCGGCCCTGATGCTGCTGCTCGGCGCGATCGGCGACAAGTACAGCCGCCGCGGCGCCCTCGTCCTCGGGCTCGTCGTGTTCGGCGGCGGCGCCGTCGCCGGTTCGCTCGTCGGCAGTTCCACCGGGGTCATCGCGGCCCGCGCCGTCATGGGCGTCGGCGCCGCGCTGATCATGCCGGCCACCCTGTCCCTGCTCGCCGCGACCTTCCCGCGGGCCGAGCGGGCCAAGGCGATCGTCCTGTGGACCGCCACCGCCGGACTCGCCATCGCCGCGGGTCCGCTGGTCGCCGGCGCCCTGCTGGAGCACCACGGCTGGTCGTCCACGTTCCTGATCAACGTGCCGATCGCCGCCCTCGCCATCGTCGGCGCGCTGGTCCTGGTGCCGCCGTCCAGGGCCGCGCACCACCACCGCATCGACTACGTCGGCGGGCTCCTCTCGGTCGTCTGGATCGGCTCGCTCGTCTACATGATCATCGAAGGGCCGCACTTCGGCTGGGGCGTCAAGGCCGTGACCGCCGCCGTGGTCGCCGGGGCCGGACTGGTCCTCTTCGTCCTGTGGGAGCTGCGCCACCCGCGCCCGGTCATCGACGTACGGCGCTTCGCCAACCGCCGCTTCGCCGGCTCGAACCTCGCCGTCGCCCTCTTCTTCCTGGCCGTCTTCGGCGCCTTCTACTACCTCACCCAGCACCTCCAGTTCGTCCTCGGTTACGACGCCCTGGACACCGGAGTGCGGATGCTGCCGCTCGCCGGGGCCGTCTTCGTGGGCTCGGCGCTCACCGGCTACCTCACTCCGCGCATCGGCATGAGGTTCACGGTCACCGCGGGCATGGTCGGCGGCACGGTGGCGCTCGCGCTGCTCACCCGGGTGGACGCCTCCTCGGCGTACGGCGACCTCGTCCTGCCCCTCGTGATGCTCGGCCTCGCCATCGGTCTCGCGCTGTCGCCCTGCACGGACGCCATCATGGGCGCGTTCCCCGAGGCCGAGCTCGGCGTCGGCGGCGCCGTCAACGACACCTCGCTCGAACTCGGCGGCTCGCTCGGCATCGCCATCCTCGGCTCGGTGCTGGCGAGTTCGTACTCCTCGCACCTCGCCGACGCGACCGCGGGCAGCAGGCTCCCGGCGGGCGCCCTGACCACGGCGCAGGACTCGGTCGGCGCCGGGTACGTCGTCGCCCAGGGCATCGGCGACAAGGCCCGGCAGCTCGGCGAGCAGGCCGCACAGTCGGCGAACGCCGAGCAGGCGGCCCAGTTGAAGACGCAGGCCGGTCAACTCGCCGACGGGGCACGGCAGATGGCCGACGCGGTCGGCTCGTCCTTCTCGGACGCGGTGGCCCACACCAGCCTCGTCGGAGCGGTGATCCTGGGCGTGGGCACCGTACTGGTGGCGGTACTGCTGCCGCGCAGGGCGCGGACGGAGGCGGAGGCCGAAGTCGACGCCGAGACCGAGGCCGGAACCGTGTCCGAGTCCGAGGTCGCAACGGTGTCCGAGTCCGCGGCCGGAACCGTGTCCGTGTCCGCGGCCGCAACCGTGTCCGAAGCGGGAACCGTGTCCGGGACCGGGAGCGAGGCCGGGGTGGGCTCCGGGGCTTCGACCGGTGCCGAGGCCCGGGGCGAGAAGCCTGCCGAGGCCGAGAAGCGGGTCGGGGACGAGGGCGCGAGCGAGGGTGGGACCGAGGGTGGGACCGGGGCAGGAACCGTGACCCCCCGGACCGCCGTCTCGTAG
- a CDS encoding DUF2127 domain-containing protein produces MKIDWDRRTCARKGHVTYAPDDPRLRVRLHAETALGEVWRCLRCGDFALGAPHGSGPAAEAPLVPRGKVLRDLFILRFLAIERAVRGVFIVAVAAAVWKFSNSQDAVRRLFDEYLDVLRPVFRHFHYDLDHSPVVGTIQKTFGYKHSTLLLVAGLLLAYALIELVEAVGLWYAKRWAEYLTVVATAAFLPLEIYELTEHISWLKITTLVLNILAVLYILLAKRLFGLRGGHRAFEAERQSASLLEVEESAGVMV; encoded by the coding sequence ATGAAGATCGACTGGGACCGGCGTACGTGTGCGCGCAAGGGGCACGTCACCTACGCGCCGGACGACCCGCGCCTGCGGGTGCGGCTGCACGCCGAGACCGCGCTCGGCGAGGTCTGGCGCTGCCTGCGCTGCGGCGACTTCGCCCTCGGCGCCCCGCACGGCTCCGGCCCCGCGGCCGAGGCGCCGCTCGTGCCGCGCGGCAAGGTGCTCCGCGACCTGTTCATCCTGCGCTTCCTGGCGATCGAGCGGGCCGTGCGCGGGGTGTTCATCGTGGCGGTCGCGGCCGCCGTGTGGAAGTTCAGCAACAGCCAGGACGCGGTGCGCCGGCTCTTCGACGAGTATCTCGACGTGCTCAGGCCGGTCTTCCGGCACTTCCACTACGACCTCGACCACTCGCCGGTCGTCGGCACCATCCAGAAGACCTTCGGCTACAAGCACTCCACGCTGCTGCTGGTCGCGGGCCTGCTGCTGGCGTACGCGCTGATCGAGCTCGTCGAGGCGGTCGGGCTCTGGTACGCCAAGCGCTGGGCGGAGTACCTCACGGTCGTCGCCACCGCCGCGTTCCTCCCGCTGGAGATCTACGAACTCACCGAGCACATCAGCTGGCTGAAGATCACCACGCTGGTCCTGAACATCCTCGCCGTCCTCTACATCCTCCTCGCCAAGCGGCTGTTCGGCCTGCGCGGCGGGCACAGGGCGTTCGAGGCGGAGCGGCAGAGCGCGTCCCTGCTGGAAGTGGAGGAGTCGGCCGGGGTCATGGTCTGA
- a CDS encoding NAD-dependent epimerase/dehydratase family protein produces MREICVIGGNRYFGKRLIARLVAAGDRVTVVNRGSSAPPAGTVHLIADRDDEQSLREALGPRVFDVVVDQVCYTPRQAEIARRVFAERTRRYVMTSTVEVYEHEDTAEPVGEGAVDPRAVAVDAGLPWEETEFLDAHYGEGKRQAEAVFAAAPAFPYVAVRVAHVLGGDDDFTGRLEHYADRVRAGRPIAVPAVNHPATYIHVEEIADFMFWTVGEEFTGPVNAASHGSLTTRELCEAIGARLPGGRTVLEPVETGEVSPFSFRRSYGMDNSRAARLGFPFGEAREWLPRAVAETLGTDR; encoded by the coding sequence ATGCGGGAGATCTGCGTCATCGGCGGGAACCGGTATTTCGGAAAGCGTCTCATCGCCCGGCTGGTGGCGGCCGGTGACCGGGTCACCGTCGTCAACCGCGGTTCGTCCGCGCCGCCCGCCGGGACGGTCCATCTGATCGCGGACCGCGACGACGAGCAGTCCCTGCGGGAGGCGCTGGGCCCACGGGTGTTCGACGTGGTCGTCGACCAGGTCTGCTACACACCGCGACAGGCGGAGATCGCCCGCCGGGTCTTCGCGGAGCGCACCCGCCGGTACGTGATGACGTCGACGGTCGAGGTGTACGAGCACGAGGACACGGCGGAACCGGTCGGCGAGGGCGCCGTGGATCCCCGCGCCGTCGCGGTGGACGCCGGACTCCCCTGGGAGGAAACGGAGTTCCTCGACGCCCACTACGGCGAGGGCAAGCGGCAGGCGGAGGCCGTGTTCGCGGCCGCCCCGGCCTTCCCGTACGTGGCGGTGCGCGTCGCCCATGTGCTGGGCGGGGACGACGACTTCACCGGGCGGCTGGAGCACTACGCCGACCGCGTCCGCGCCGGGAGGCCGATCGCCGTGCCCGCCGTGAACCACCCGGCGACCTACATCCACGTCGAGGAGATCGCCGACTTCATGTTCTGGACGGTGGGCGAGGAGTTCACGGGACCCGTCAACGCGGCGTCCCACGGGTCCCTGACGACACGGGAGTTGTGCGAGGCGATCGGCGCGCGCCTCCCGGGGGGCCGGACGGTCCTTGAGCCCGTCGAGACGGGCGAGGTCTCCCCGTTCTCGTTCCGCCGTTCCTACGGCATGGACAACTCCCGGGCGGCCCGGCTCGGTTTCCCCTTCGGCGAGGCGCGGGAGTGGCTGCCGCGTGCCGTGGCCGAGACGCTCGGAACGGACCGCTGA
- a CDS encoding Lrp/AsnC family transcriptional regulator: MGDPAFAPKETRHPRAVPGETTAGLDALDRQILELLQSEGRIKLSELGRRVRLSPAAVAERVRRLEATGTITGYGAQVSASRLGYGIQAFIRVDPHGGYTLRHPRTLELLARPEITEAHHVVGEDCWILKVAVEDTVHLEDVLEQTSALGRTTTSIVLSSPVDRKPLLPRPAR; the protein is encoded by the coding sequence ATGGGAGATCCGGCGTTCGCACCGAAGGAAACACGGCATCCGCGCGCCGTCCCCGGTGAAACGACGGCGGGCTTGGACGCGCTCGACCGGCAGATCCTGGAACTGCTCCAGAGCGAGGGCCGCATCAAGCTCAGCGAGCTGGGCCGCCGCGTCCGGCTGAGCCCGGCCGCGGTCGCGGAGCGGGTGCGCCGGCTGGAGGCGACGGGCACGATCACGGGATACGGCGCCCAGGTGTCGGCGTCCCGTCTCGGCTACGGCATCCAGGCCTTCATCCGTGTCGACCCGCACGGCGGCTACACGCTCAGGCACCCGCGGACGCTGGAACTGCTGGCCCGTCCCGAGATCACCGAGGCCCACCACGTCGTCGGCGAGGACTGCTGGATCCTCAAGGTCGCCGTCGAGGACACGGTCCATCTGGAGGACGTCCTGGAACAGACCTCCGCGCTGGGGCGGACGACGACCTCGATCGTGCTGTCGTCCCCGGTGGACCGCAAGCCGCTGCTGCCCCGCCCCGCGCGCTGA
- a CDS encoding MerR family transcriptional regulator: protein MRIGELAARAGTTTRTLRYYESRGLLPARRGENGYRTYDEHDLRLLRQIRTLQDFGFDLEETRPFVECLRAGHPEGDSCPASLEVYRRKLGELDALIDELRSVRAQVGEQLERAERARDALAADAEVPGGPEPVCELGGRTR from the coding sequence ATGCGAATCGGCGAGCTGGCCGCACGGGCCGGGACGACCACGCGGACCCTGCGCTACTACGAGTCGCGGGGCCTGCTGCCCGCGCGGCGGGGCGAGAACGGGTACCGCACGTACGACGAGCACGATCTGCGGCTGCTCCGGCAGATCAGGACCCTTCAGGACTTCGGGTTCGACCTGGAGGAGACGCGGCCCTTCGTGGAGTGCCTGCGGGCCGGTCATCCCGAGGGCGACTCGTGCCCGGCGTCCCTGGAGGTCTACCGGCGCAAGCTCGGCGAGCTCGACGCGCTGATCGACGAGCTGCGCTCGGTGCGCGCGCAGGTCGGCGAGCAGCTGGAACGGGCGGAGCGGGCGCGGGACGCGCTGGCGGCCGACGCGGAGGTCCCGGGTGGTCCGGAACCCGTGTGCGAACTGGGAGGGCGGACGCGATGA
- a CDS encoding thioredoxin domain-containing protein, which produces MIRAAGVAEVTDADFGAEVIGSDLPVLVEFTADWCPPCRQMGPVLSELAFEEGDRLKVVQLDVDTNPETTLAYGVLSMPTFMVFRAGEPVKSMVGARAKRRLLQELDDVL; this is translated from the coding sequence ATGATCAGAGCGGCAGGTGTGGCCGAGGTGACGGACGCGGACTTCGGGGCGGAGGTGATCGGCTCGGATCTGCCCGTGCTGGTGGAGTTCACGGCCGACTGGTGCCCGCCGTGCCGGCAGATGGGTCCCGTGCTCAGCGAGCTGGCCTTCGAGGAGGGCGACCGCCTCAAGGTGGTCCAGCTGGACGTCGACACCAATCCGGAGACGACGCTCGCCTACGGAGTGCTCTCGATGCCGACGTTCATGGTCTTCCGTGCCGGGGAGCCCGTGAAGTCGATGGTGGGCGCCCGCGCCAAGCGACGGCTGCTCCAGGAACTGGACGACGTGCTCTGA